Genomic window (Candidatus Fokinia cryptica):
CCGTCAAAAAGCTCTGCAAATCTTAAATAATCGGTAGTCTTATCTCCCGATGAATTAGGTAACATATCACTTACTATTAGAGCTGTGCTAAAATTTTCCGGAATTTTTAGGTTTTTTTCTTCTGATATTTCAGAATCTAGAGCTATCACATGCTCACTATTAAGTTGAAATAAAATCTCATGTATCTTCTTTTCAAGATCATGAGAAAGAAAATTATGCTGTATAAAATAAGCTCCCCCCACTGGCTCAATACGTAATAAATCGATTCCAATAATAGGTGCTAATACTGAAACTTGTCGCAATTTTTCACTTATAACTTGAGACCAACCTCCAGGAGCAGCTCCTAGATCGAGAATCACTTCCCCATTTTTTATCGTTTTTATAATACAAAATTTCTCTAAAATTTCTATCAACTTAAAAGCAGCTCTAGACCTATATTGCAATTCCTTTGCCATATGTGCATACCTATCTTTCTCTCTTCTTTTAAGCCACCTTTGAGAAGAGTAAGAAAATTTCTTGTTCAGCATTAGTCAGTGGTATAGTTAGTGCGTATCATCGACTTTATTGCATAACAGCATATTAGCATTCAGATATAATACGTATATTGACTATTATGAGATAATCA
Coding sequences:
- a CDS encoding RlmE family RNA methyltransferase; amino-acid sequence: MLNKKFSYSSQRWLKRREKDRYAHMAKELQYRSRAAFKLIEILEKFCIIKTIKNGEVILDLGAAPGGWSQVISEKLRQVSVLAPIIGIDLLRIEPVGGAYFIQHNFLSHDLEKKIHEILFQLNSEHVIALDSEISEEKNLKIPENFSTALIVSDMLPNSSGDKTTDYLRFAELFDGILLFATKYLKKNGFLVTKVMRCGKESDIIKRYSKCFSSCRFFKPCSSYSSSAEIFAIFKKN